In Rhodobacter sp. 24-YEA-8, the following are encoded in one genomic region:
- a CDS encoding HNH endonuclease — protein sequence MKVVSPQTFVIREECEKAAFQHGFRRSIGEKNGWACYRSTTAQGNIWLAAEGSSGPWYLALDHAGVAEELNIPTVSINGPGVACYAFRSLSSLYEALPRLYELAVSLPDAPLTMFEAETAGLPRNTEAERLVVQRIGQNVFRSGLLEYWRGRCPLTGISEPALLRASHITPWADCESDAERLDVRNGLLLSALWDAAFDRALVSFADDGIPLISPKLGHEARAALMWSEPLALTPQHLIRIKLHRERFYILAEMKS from the coding sequence GTGAAAGTAGTATCCCCCCAAACATTCGTTATTCGGGAGGAATGCGAGAAAGCCGCTTTCCAGCACGGCTTTCGCCGCTCCATAGGCGAGAAGAATGGGTGGGCTTGCTATCGCTCCACAACTGCTCAGGGCAATATATGGTTGGCGGCGGAAGGAAGCTCTGGCCCTTGGTATTTGGCGCTGGATCACGCCGGCGTGGCCGAAGAGTTGAATATTCCGACCGTAAGCATAAACGGACCCGGAGTTGCTTGCTATGCTTTCCGCAGTCTTAGCTCCCTCTATGAAGCTCTTCCACGGCTGTATGAATTGGCGGTCAGCCTGCCAGATGCTCCGCTAACAATGTTCGAGGCAGAAACCGCTGGTTTGCCACGGAACACCGAGGCCGAGCGACTGGTCGTTCAACGTATCGGTCAAAATGTCTTCCGTAGTGGTCTCTTGGAATATTGGCGAGGAAGATGCCCGTTGACCGGCATTTCCGAACCTGCGCTGCTGCGAGCATCACACATCACCCCGTGGGCTGATTGCGAGAGTGATGCGGAGCGATTGGATGTCCGTAATGGGCTTCTATTGTCGGCCCTATGGGATGCCGCCTTCGACCGAGCACTGGTGAGCTTTGCGGATGATGGGATTCCGCTGATCTCGCCGAAACTTGGGCACGAGGCGCGCGCAGCTTTGATGTGGTCAGAACCGCTCGCCCTTACTCCGCAACACCTCATCAGGATTAAACTGCACCGGGAACGTTTCTACATATTGGCTGAGATGAAGTCGTGA
- a CDS encoding TniQ family protein has protein sequence MPVPRETLPSFLSRFAAMNGSTLANFSSDLGYDHRRFLNFDGEPIDMLMKAAGLSLSQVEDMISWTGRAVGDV, from the coding sequence TTGCCAGTTCCCCGCGAGACGCTGCCCTCATTTTTGTCGCGTTTCGCGGCTATGAACGGATCAACGCTTGCGAACTTCTCGAGCGACCTGGGATATGATCATAGGCGCTTTTTGAATTTCGACGGCGAACCTATTGACATGCTCATGAAAGCCGCTGGCTTATCGTTAAGCCAAGTAGAAGACATGATTTCTTGGACAGGAAGGGCGGTCGGGGATGTCTGA
- a CDS encoding transposase produces the protein MRKRRNHDAGFKARVALEAIKGERTVSELAAEYGVHPTMIHQWKKSLLDGAADIFERGGKKPATEVDEETVRSLHAKIGELAVANDFLSRKLKPWSGK, from the coding sequence ATGCGAAAACGCAGGAACCATGACGCGGGCTTCAAGGCGCGCGTGGCACTTGAGGCCATCAAGGGCGAGCGCACTGTGTCGGAGTTGGCGGCCGAATACGGCGTGCATCCGACGATGATCCATCAATGGAAGAAATCGCTGCTCGACGGGGCTGCGGACATCTTCGAGCGCGGCGGCAAGAAGCCCGCGACGGAGGTGGATGAAGAGACGGTCCGGTCATTGCACGCCAAGATCGGGGAGCTGGCTGTCGCCAACGATTTTTTGTCACGAAAGCTCAAGCCGTGGAGCGGAAAGTGA
- a CDS encoding metalloregulator ArsR/SmtB family transcription factor, producing the protein MTQDSCATPKQDIFLSLAELAQAIGHVNRLELLEHLAQGPRSVEELSTRSGMAFANTSRHLQVLRRAGIARTERQGKKVVYSLTGPTEVVLLIKALGQMGEVHVATVGQRLNASYRIHDNMPPVTRDELAVQLGLETVLVVDVRAEDEFELGHIPSSVNIPMLDLHQNLARLPKDRMIVVYCRGPYCVQAYEAAGLLRSQGLKARRLEDGFPEWRALGFPIEISNVSDAVEP; encoded by the coding sequence ATGACCCAAGACAGCTGCGCGACCCCGAAGCAAGATATTTTCCTGAGCCTAGCCGAGCTTGCGCAGGCGATCGGGCATGTGAACCGGCTGGAACTGCTGGAGCATCTGGCACAGGGGCCGCGCTCGGTCGAGGAACTGAGCACACGGTCGGGCATGGCCTTCGCGAATACCTCGCGCCATCTGCAAGTCCTGCGGCGGGCGGGGATCGCCAGGACGGAGCGGCAGGGCAAGAAGGTGGTCTACAGCCTGACCGGCCCGACCGAGGTGGTGCTGCTGATCAAGGCCCTCGGCCAAATGGGCGAGGTGCATGTCGCCACGGTCGGACAGCGCTTGAACGCCTCGTATCGCATCCACGACAACATGCCCCCGGTCACCCGGGACGAACTGGCCGTGCAACTCGGCTTGGAAACAGTGCTGGTCGTGGATGTGCGGGCCGAGGATGAGTTCGAGCTGGGCCATATCCCGAGCTCGGTCAACATCCCGATGCTCGATCTGCACCAGAACCTCGCCAGACTCCCAAAGGATCGCATGATCGTCGTCTATTGCCGGGGGCCGTATTGCGTCCAGGCATACGAGGCGGCGGGCCTCCTGCGCTCGCAGGGGCTCAAGGCGCGACGACTCGAGGACGGCTTTCCCGAATGGCGGGCGCTCGGCTTTCCTATCGAAATCTCCAACGTCAGCGACGCGGTGGAACCATGA
- a CDS encoding DDE-type integrase/transposase/recombinase: MIERDHPALSIGAQCRLLSISRSSFCHEPAGETDQNLGLMQLIDRQFMDTPFYGVRQMTWHLQNEGHGVNQKRIRRLMRLMRLMPIYQKPNTSKPRKGHKTYPYLLGGLRVDRPGQVWCADITYLPMRRGFLYLVAIMDWFTRKVLAWRISNTLEADFCVEALNEAIHRFGAPTMRCGRSGVLSGRSLRSLAPRGGWDGKRVASGTLPVWRLSDRVRTGRFA; encoded by the coding sequence ATGATCGAACGGGACCACCCTGCACTGTCGATCGGGGCGCAGTGCCGCCTGCTGTCGATCTCGCGCTCGTCGTTCTGCCACGAGCCGGCTGGAGAGACTGATCAGAACCTCGGCCTGATGCAGCTGATCGACCGGCAGTTCATGGATACGCCCTTCTACGGCGTCCGGCAGATGACCTGGCATCTGCAAAACGAGGGGCACGGCGTGAACCAGAAGCGCATCCGGCGGCTGATGCGGCTCATGCGTTTGATGCCGATTTACCAGAAGCCCAACACCAGCAAGCCGAGAAAGGGCCACAAGACCTATCCCTACCTGCTGGGCGGGCTGCGGGTCGATCGCCCCGGTCAGGTCTGGTGCGCCGACATTACCTATCTCCCGATGCGGCGGGGGTTTCTGTATCTGGTCGCCATCATGGACTGGTTCACGCGCAAAGTTCTGGCCTGGCGCATATCGAACACCCTGGAAGCGGACTTCTGCGTCGAGGCGTTGAACGAGGCCATCCACCGGTTCGGCGCGCCCACAATGCGATGTGGCAGGAGTGGAGTCCTCAGTGGCCGCTCGCTCCGGAGCCTTGCACCGAGAGGGGGCTGGGATGGGAAGAGAGTTGCGAGCGGGACCTTGCCGGTGTGGCGATTGTCCGACCGGGTCAGGACAGGGCGCTTTGCGTGA
- a CDS encoding PaaI family thioesterase yields the protein MKAIQDHYLAEFAHCYGCGPANPHGLHLKSHLDGEGTVARITPDPMFSGGVPGNLYGGMIASLLDCHGTASAAAFAWRERGHAMGDGGDPIRFVTASLKVDYLRPTPIGVELAIRGELLTLRGRKAIIALTLHAGDDLCATGEM from the coding sequence ATGAAGGCGATCCAGGACCACTATCTGGCGGAGTTCGCGCATTGCTACGGCTGCGGCCCGGCGAACCCGCATGGCTTGCATCTGAAAAGCCACCTCGACGGCGAGGGAACCGTCGCCCGGATCACGCCCGATCCGATGTTCAGCGGCGGGGTGCCGGGCAATCTCTACGGCGGGATGATCGCCTCGCTGCTGGATTGCCACGGCACCGCCTCGGCGGCGGCCTTCGCCTGGCGGGAGCGTGGCCACGCGATGGGTGACGGCGGCGATCCGATCCGCTTCGTCACCGCCTCGCTGAAGGTCGATTACCTCCGCCCGACGCCGATCGGCGTCGAGCTGGCGATCCGGGGCGAACTACTGACGCTGAGAGGCCGCAAGGCGATCATCGCCCTGACCCTGCACGCCGGCGACGATCTCTGTGCGACTGGCGAAATGTGA